The following coding sequences lie in one Vespa velutina chromosome 24, iVesVel2.1, whole genome shotgun sequence genomic window:
- the LOC124957025 gene encoding uncharacterized protein LOC124957025, whose translation MACKFDKNFFERALRLSYNDETIEIIDYDVKNCCAKGTNFLSDLYRLTFKLKRSTKTNDKKYSVVIKCEPTMDLLALEIYSRQNLFETELRIYTDVLKEIERIICQRIGPKLLYSSKDSKILIMEDLNIEGYKIMDQQKGLSLLHCLLVIYKMAALHAGSVAFSEKNPELAKSFNGGILVNTLDSFLKLSEISIINMCREIRDSWSYDFHEYADKLERFAEIIKRREDTAYIYQYETDEFCVINHGDCWINNIMFKDNESGEPNDVLLVDYQMSVYSSPAIDLLYFLNICPENNLKYEKEDYFLKIYIRTLGNIMKTIGCITKPPTMEDLKRSMYKRRLYAIFAGIVLYPRIVSDESETFDEILSRSDENTKLNVLKKEEAIVSVRKCIKHMNQQCYFD comes from the exons atGGCTTGTAAAttcgataagaattttttcgaACGCGCATTGCGTTTAAGTTACAACGACGAAACTATCGAGATTATTGATTACGACGTTAAGAATTGTTGCGCGAAAGGTACGAATTTTCTAAGTGATTTGTATCGTTTGACGTTTAAATTGAAACGATCGACAAAAAcaaatgataagaaatatagCGTTGTAATTAAATGCGAACCAACGATGGACCTATTGgcattagaaatttattcacGACAAAATTTATTCGAGACTGAATTAAGAATTTATACGGACGTATtgaaagaaatcgaaagaatAATCTGCCAAAGGATTGGACCTAAATTATTGTACAGTTCGAAGGATTCGAAGATTCTCATTATGGAGGATCTTAACATTgaaggatataaaataatggatCAACAAAAGGGATTATCGTTGCTTCATTGTCTTTTGGTAATTTACAAAATGGCCGCTTTACATGCCGGCTCAGTTGCATTTTCCGAGaag AATCCAGAATTGGCGAAGTCCTTCAATGGTGGTATACTCGTTAATACATTGGATAGTTTTTTAAAACTATCCGAAATTAGTATAATTAACATGTGTCGCGAGATACGCGATAGTTGGTCGTACGATTTTCACGAGTACGCAGACAAATTGGAAAGATTTGCCGAAATAATTAAGAGGAGAGAGGACACAGCCTATATTTATCAATACGAAACGGATGAATTTTGCGTTATCAATCACGGTGACTGTTGGATCAATAACATCATGTTCAAGGACAACGAGTCAGGCGAGCCCAACGATGTTTTATTG GTGGATTATCAAATGTCGGTTTATTCGTCGCCTGCCATCGATTTGCtctactttttaaatatttgtccagaaaataatttgaaatacgaGAAGGaggattattttttgaaaatatacataagaaCATTGGGAAATATAATGAAGACAATTGGTTGTATCACCAAACCACCTACTATGGAAGATTTAAAACGATCGATGTACAAGAGACGTTTGTACGCGATTTTTGCTGGAATTGTATTATATCCACGAATAGTATCAGACGAATCTGAGACTTTTGATGAGATATTAAGTAGGTCAGATGAGAATACTAAGttaaacgttttaaaaaaagaagaggcaATCGTGTCAGTGCGTAAATGTATCAAACATATGAATCAACAGTGTTATttcgattga